From a region of the Nitrospinota bacterium genome:
- a CDS encoding menaquinone biosynthesis decarboxylase, giving the protein MAFKNLREFVSRLEKEGELKRVSVPVNPELEITEIADRVVKRSGPALLFERVVGSKVPLLINAFGSKRRMALALGVGDIEEIAKEIQSLIETEIPSGLFDKIKTLARAAKLTSFTPEIVKNGECKDVIIKENPSLNILPIMKCWPEDGGRYLTLPQVFTKSLKDGKRNVGMYRMQVFDEKAAGMHWHIHHDGARHFQEYKNAGKRMEVAVALGGDPALTYVATAPLPPNLDEVLFAGFLRKKKVQLVKGETIDIEVPANADIILEGYVEPDEMRREGPFGDHTGYYSLADDYPVFHLTCITHKKDPIYPSTIVGKPPMEDAFMGKATERIFLPLIKIQIPEIIDINFPIEGVFHNLAIISIDKRYPFHARKVMHNIWGMGQMMFTKTIIIVDADIDIHNLNEVLWRVTSSIDPRRDITFTDGPVDVLDHASPLPTVGSKMGIDATKKWKEEGFNRKWPSEIEMSKDIIELVEKRWKEYGFDSQEKKENL; this is encoded by the coding sequence GTGGCTTTTAAGAACCTAAGAGAATTTGTCTCTCGATTAGAAAAAGAAGGGGAGCTAAAGAGGGTTTCTGTTCCAGTTAACCCTGAGCTAGAGATTACTGAGATTGCTGATAGGGTGGTGAAAAGGTCTGGCCCTGCCCTTCTCTTTGAAAGGGTTGTGGGCTCAAAGGTCCCTTTACTCATTAATGCTTTTGGATCGAAAAGGAGGATGGCCCTAGCCCTTGGGGTTGGGGACATAGAAGAGATTGCCAAGGAGATTCAATCTCTTATTGAAACAGAGATTCCATCAGGACTTTTTGATAAGATAAAGACCCTAGCAAGAGCGGCAAAGCTCACCTCTTTTACGCCTGAGATAGTAAAGAATGGAGAGTGTAAGGATGTCATCATAAAAGAGAACCCATCCTTAAATATCTTACCCATTATGAAATGCTGGCCAGAAGACGGAGGGAGATATCTTACCCTTCCACAGGTATTCACCAAAAGCCTCAAAGATGGAAAGAGGAATGTGGGGATGTACAGGATGCAGGTCTTTGATGAGAAAGCAGCTGGGATGCACTGGCATATCCACCACGATGGCGCAAGGCATTTTCAAGAATATAAGAATGCAGGAAAAAGGATGGAGGTTGCTGTTGCTCTTGGTGGGGACCCTGCCCTTACCTATGTGGCTACTGCGCCCCTTCCTCCAAACCTTGATGAAGTCTTGTTTGCGGGGTTCTTAAGGAAAAAGAAGGTTCAGCTCGTTAAAGGGGAGACCATTGATATCGAGGTGCCGGCAAATGCTGATATTATTCTTGAGGGATATGTAGAGCCAGATGAGATGAGAAGGGAAGGCCCTTTTGGAGACCATACGGGCTATTATTCTCTGGCTGATGATTATCCTGTGTTTCATCTGACCTGCATCACCCATAAAAAAGATCCCATCTATCCTTCAACGATCGTTGGAAAGCCACCCATGGAAGATGCCTTTATGGGAAAAGCAACAGAGAGAATATTTTTACCCCTCATAAAGATTCAGATTCCTGAGATTATCGATATCAACTTTCCTATAGAGGGCGTGTTTCATAATCTTGCTATCATCTCCATCGATAAGAGATATCCCTTTCATGCCAGAAAGGTCATGCACAATATCTGGGGAATGGGCCAGATGATGTTTACAAAGACCATTATCATTGTCGATGCTGATATTGATATCCATAACCTTAATGAAGTACTGTGGAGGGTAACCAGCAGCATAGATCCCAGAAGAGATATCACCTTTACTGATGGGCCTGTAGATGTTCTTGATCACGCATCACCTCTTCCAACTGTAGGATCAAAGATGGGAATTGATGCCACAAAAAAATGGAAAGAAGAGGGGTTTAATAGAAAGTGGCCTAGCGAGATTGAGATGTCCAAAGATATTATCGAGCTTGTAGAGAAGAGATGGAAGGAGTATGGTTTTGATTCTCAAGAAAAAAAGGAAAATCTTTGA